One Paenibacillus sp. FSL H7-0737 DNA segment encodes these proteins:
- the aspA gene encoding aspartate ammonia-lyase translates to MTGTEFRVENDFLGSKQVDKNAYYGIQTLRAVENFPITGYRVHNELIKAMGIVKKAAALANMEIGRLYRGLGEVVVKAADEIIEGQWHEQFIVDPIQGGAGTSLNMNANEVIANRALELLGHEKGDYRHLSPNSHVNMAQSTNDAFPTAIHIATLSLLEQLLVTMRRMHEVFADKAKEFDPVIKMGRTHLQDAVPIRLGQEFEAYRRVLERDIKRIEHTRHHLYEVNMGATAVGTGLNADPRYIEVVVEHLAEISGLPLVTADHLVDATQNTDAYTEVSAALKVCMMNMSKIANDLRLMASGPRTGFNEISLPARQPGSSIMPGKVNPVMAEVINQVAFQVIGNDHTICLASQAGQLELNVMEPVLVFNLIQSISIMNNSFQVFTDFCLAGIEANKEKLERDVERSVGIITAVNPHLGYEVVSRIAREAILTGESVRELCLKYNVLSEEELNLILDPYEMTHPGIAGSALLQKQ, encoded by the coding sequence GTGACAGGAACTGAATTTCGTGTAGAAAATGATTTTCTAGGCAGCAAACAAGTAGATAAGAACGCATACTATGGGATTCAGACATTACGCGCAGTAGAGAATTTTCCAATTACGGGTTATAGAGTGCACAATGAATTAATCAAAGCGATGGGGATCGTAAAGAAAGCCGCTGCGCTTGCAAATATGGAAATCGGCAGGCTCTATCGTGGGCTTGGAGAAGTTGTTGTGAAAGCAGCAGATGAGATCATCGAAGGTCAATGGCACGAACAATTTATTGTAGACCCTATACAGGGTGGTGCAGGTACCTCGTTAAATATGAATGCCAATGAAGTCATTGCTAACCGAGCATTAGAGCTGCTTGGTCATGAAAAAGGAGACTATCGTCATTTAAGTCCCAACTCTCATGTGAATATGGCGCAGTCTACAAATGATGCATTCCCGACGGCTATTCATATTGCGACGCTTTCTCTTCTGGAACAACTGCTTGTTACAATGCGCAGAATGCATGAGGTGTTTGCAGACAAAGCCAAGGAATTCGATCCGGTTATAAAAATGGGACGCACGCATCTACAAGATGCAGTGCCAATTCGTCTGGGCCAAGAGTTCGAGGCTTATCGCAGAGTACTTGAGAGAGATATCAAACGTATTGAACATACACGTCATCATTTGTATGAAGTGAATATGGGGGCAACGGCAGTAGGAACTGGATTAAATGCTGACCCTCGATATATCGAAGTGGTTGTAGAACATTTGGCCGAAATAAGTGGATTGCCGCTAGTTACTGCAGATCATCTTGTGGATGCTACGCAAAATACAGATGCATACACAGAAGTATCTGCTGCGCTAAAAGTCTGCATGATGAACATGTCCAAGATTGCTAATGATCTTCGACTCATGGCCTCCGGCCCGCGGACAGGGTTTAATGAAATTTCATTACCTGCTCGCCAGCCTGGTTCCTCCATTATGCCAGGTAAAGTTAATCCGGTTATGGCAGAGGTCATCAATCAGGTAGCTTTTCAAGTGATAGGAAATGACCATACAATCTGTCTGGCTTCCCAAGCGGGTCAACTGGAACTGAATGTTATGGAGCCAGTTCTAGTGTTTAATCTCATTCAGTCCATCAGCATCATGAACAACTCCTTCCAAGTCTTCACAGATTTCTGTCTGGCTGGTATTGAAGCCAATAAAGAGAAGCTAGAGCGGGATGTGGAGCGTAGTGTCGGAATCATTACTGCGGTTAACCCACATTTGGGCTACGAAGTGGTATCACGTATTGCTCGTGAGGCGATTTTGACAGGAGAATCTGTTCGTGAATTGTGCCTTAAGTATAATGTGTTATCCGAGGAAGAGCTCAATCTGATTCTGGACCCATACGAAATGACGCATCCAGGAATCGCAGGCTCAGCTTTATTGCAGAAGCAATAG
- a CDS encoding NUDIX hydrolase, with the protein MHNEILTIFDEAGNRTGTAPREEVHRLGHWHETFHCWFISKDQEIPYIYLQLRSKQKQDYAGLLDITAAGHLLANETVEDGTREVHEELGLDLSLKDLIPLGTIPYSMKKEKLIDNERAHVFVYNNPYRLEDFQLQKEEVAGIVKAKFSDFRRFWQGEIHSLQVNGFQIDPHGHRITIEQDVDKTHFVPHEVGYYTRIIEGIEAIFLKLPVVTEDK; encoded by the coding sequence ATGCATAATGAGATACTTACCATTTTTGATGAAGCAGGCAACCGAACAGGTACGGCTCCACGTGAAGAGGTACATCGGTTAGGTCATTGGCATGAGACCTTCCACTGCTGGTTCATAAGCAAAGATCAGGAAATACCCTATATCTATTTACAACTTCGGAGTAAACAGAAACAAGATTATGCTGGGCTACTGGATATCACGGCCGCCGGACATTTGCTAGCAAACGAAACTGTAGAAGATGGAACACGCGAGGTTCATGAAGAGCTGGGACTGGATTTATCCTTAAAAGACCTGATCCCGCTAGGAACAATTCCTTACAGTATGAAAAAAGAAAAACTTATCGATAATGAACGAGCGCATGTCTTTGTTTATAACAATCCCTATCGTCTAGAAGATTTCCAGCTACAAAAAGAAGAGGTCGCCGGCATTGTCAAAGCTAAGTTCTCTGATTTCCGCAGATTTTGGCAGGGAGAAATACATAGTCTACAAGTCAACGGTTTTCAAATCGATCCGCATGGACATAGAATTACCATTGAGCAGGATGTAGACAAGACCCATTTTGTACCCCATGAAGTGGGTTATTATACTCGTATTATCGAGGGTATCGAAGCAATATTTCTAAAATTACCAGTAGTAACGGAGGACAAATGA
- a CDS encoding AraC family transcriptional regulator, whose translation MELPRDAETLPLYPYSVGRHIQFHHVRPTGFPVHQIFLIRTGTGLFRDLESGTEIILEPGMAFAFPPDRGHEYYPTSHEPWHVGFIGIEGSQSQGMLVGIGLLPYLPYHPARFEQCWEEIGKIWHTVNNQTASRQDEQGMEDLSITLYRLLLMLRRSESIHSSGSRLELESVRNEALAKAVELINEHYTEPLLISNLAAAVGYSVQHFQRLFVQEYAVTPHKYLQNLRLERAIQLMTENADILVQDIAIQLGMETNYFIRIFRNTYGCTPGVMKLRLLEGEQKR comes from the coding sequence ATAGAACTACCGCGCGACGCTGAGACGCTTCCCTTATATCCCTACTCTGTAGGTCGTCATATACAATTTCATCATGTGCGCCCTACAGGTTTTCCTGTTCATCAAATTTTTCTGATTCGTACCGGAACTGGGTTGTTTCGTGATCTGGAGAGCGGTACTGAAATCATACTAGAACCTGGAATGGCTTTCGCCTTCCCACCGGATCGAGGACACGAATATTATCCTACCTCACATGAACCATGGCATGTGGGTTTCATCGGAATCGAAGGGAGTCAGTCGCAGGGAATGCTGGTGGGGATTGGCCTTCTCCCTTATCTCCCTTATCATCCTGCTCGTTTTGAACAATGTTGGGAGGAAATCGGAAAGATCTGGCATACGGTGAACAATCAGACGGCTAGTCGTCAAGACGAGCAAGGGATGGAGGATCTATCTATAACCCTATATCGATTACTTCTGATGTTACGTCGTTCTGAATCCATACACTCCTCAGGCAGTCGTTTAGAACTTGAGTCTGTACGTAATGAAGCGTTGGCTAAAGCGGTTGAACTTATTAACGAACATTATACTGAGCCACTCCTTATCTCCAATCTAGCAGCTGCTGTGGGGTATTCCGTCCAGCATTTCCAGCGTCTATTCGTACAGGAATATGCCGTAACTCCACATAAATATCTACAGAATCTGCGACTAGAACGTGCGATACAGTTAATGACAGAGAATGCTGATATTCTCGTTCAGGATATTGCGATTCAACTGGGAATGGAGACGAATTATTTTATCCGAATCTTCCGAAATACTTATGGCTGTACACCTGGGGTGATGAAGCTTCGACTTTTAGAGGGTGAACAAAAAAGATAA
- a CDS encoding GNAT family N-acetyltransferase yields the protein MIIDQRTFTVKGTQYTIRSAITTDAMALSEIRVQIDGETENLDREPGEAFIDEIGFQQLIQSDSEKLRNLFLIAVVNDKIVGFSRCEGHSLARFAHKVEFGVCVLQDYWGYGIGKNLLAESIAWADANGIQKITLNVLETNDKAITLYQKLGFEIEGILKNDKILADGKFYNTIMMGRFMD from the coding sequence ATGATTATTGATCAACGAACATTTACCGTGAAAGGAACCCAATACACTATTAGATCTGCAATCACTACGGATGCTATGGCATTGTCCGAAATAAGAGTACAAATCGATGGTGAGACCGAGAATTTAGACAGAGAACCAGGGGAGGCTTTTATAGACGAAATAGGGTTTCAGCAGCTAATCCAATCTGATTCAGAGAAACTAAGAAACTTATTTCTAATCGCGGTAGTTAATGATAAAATCGTTGGGTTCTCTAGATGCGAAGGCCATTCTTTAGCAAGATTCGCTCATAAAGTCGAGTTCGGAGTATGTGTGCTGCAGGATTATTGGGGTTATGGAATTGGAAAGAATCTTTTAGCAGAATCGATTGCTTGGGCCGACGCTAACGGTATCCAAAAAATCACTTTAAATGTCCTCGAAACGAACGACAAAGCTATTACCCTTTATCAGAAGCTTGGCTTTGAGATCGAGGGAATATTAAAAAATGATAAGATTCTTGCTGACGGAAAATTCTATAACACGATTATGATGGGACGATTTATGGATTGA
- the kduI gene encoding 5-dehydro-4-deoxy-D-glucuronate isomerase, translated as MERRFASHPNEVKQFDTERLRKEFHIPVIFAPDELKLVLTHEDRMIVGGANPVKEEVALTTDLKELGVTYFLERRELGIINVGGKGSVIVDGTEYEVDFKECLYVGQGSKDVIFKSADASKPAKFYLNSAPAHQSYPTTKTTLAESESGAMGGLENSNERTIHRFIHTNGVQSAQLVMGMTQLKPGSMWNTMPAHTHPRRMEAYFYFGLPDDSVVFHLMGEPNETRHIVMQNEQAVISPSWSIHSGVGTHNYTFIWSMAGDNKRYDDMDPVSMKELQ; from the coding sequence ATGGAAAGACGTTTTGCATCCCATCCTAATGAAGTTAAACAGTTTGACACTGAGCGCCTCCGTAAGGAATTCCACATTCCTGTCATTTTTGCACCAGATGAACTGAAACTTGTACTTACCCATGAGGATCGCATGATCGTTGGCGGTGCTAATCCTGTTAAGGAAGAAGTTGCACTTACAACTGACCTCAAAGAACTTGGGGTTACTTACTTCTTGGAACGCCGTGAGCTGGGGATCATCAATGTTGGCGGTAAAGGTTCGGTTATTGTCGATGGTACAGAATATGAAGTAGATTTCAAAGAATGTCTGTATGTCGGTCAAGGTTCTAAAGATGTTATCTTCAAAAGTGCAGACGCTTCCAAGCCCGCTAAATTCTATTTGAATTCTGCGCCTGCTCACCAGTCCTATCCAACTACCAAAACCACTCTGGCTGAATCCGAATCTGGTGCAATGGGCGGTTTGGAGAACTCCAATGAGCGTACCATTCACCGGTTCATTCATACAAATGGCGTGCAAAGTGCTCAGCTAGTTATGGGTATGACTCAACTGAAGCCAGGTAGCATGTGGAATACGATGCCAGCACATACACATCCACGCCGGATGGAAGCTTATTTCTATTTCGGTCTACCGGACGATTCCGTTGTGTTCCACTTGATGGGAGAGCCTAATGAAACTCGCCATATCGTAATGCAAAACGAACAAGCGGTTATTTCTCCAAGCTGGTCCATCCACAGTGGTGTTGGTACTCATAACTATACTTTTATCTGGAGTATGGCTGGCGATAATAAAAGATATGATGATATGGACCCCGTATCCATGAAAGAACTACAATAG
- a CDS encoding NUDIX hydrolase, whose protein sequence is MNMLDRDGLTERQFLEQYHAGDFERPSVAADMVIFTVTNTEADSYRKLPEKELRILLIQRGGHPFLGNWALPGGFVRPDETTEQAAVRELSEETGVDDVYLEQLYTFSDVGRDPRTWVMSCSYMALINSDQVQLKAGDDAAHAAWFKVTYRLLRERKEIIEDGYVKTKEYELKLSSDEEELTAVVGRTITSKSASTSTAYSIVSNDGLAFDHAKIIACAIERLRGKVNYTDIALNLMPDLFTLTDLQQVYEVILDKELLKAAFRRKVADLVAETDHYTENAGHRPSRLYRRNMEEYQ, encoded by the coding sequence ATGAATATGTTGGATCGCGATGGACTTACGGAACGTCAATTTTTAGAGCAGTACCATGCCGGGGATTTCGAGCGGCCTTCGGTGGCGGCGGACATGGTCATTTTCACCGTTACGAACACGGAGGCGGACAGCTACCGCAAGCTTCCGGAAAAAGAGCTGCGAATTCTGCTCATTCAGCGGGGAGGTCACCCGTTCCTGGGCAATTGGGCACTTCCAGGCGGCTTCGTCCGGCCGGACGAGACGACAGAGCAGGCGGCGGTGAGGGAGCTGAGTGAGGAAACCGGTGTGGATGACGTTTATTTGGAGCAGTTGTACACCTTCAGCGATGTTGGAAGGGACCCTCGTACCTGGGTGATGAGCTGCAGCTACATGGCCTTAATCAACAGTGATCAGGTACAGCTGAAAGCGGGAGATGACGCTGCCCATGCTGCCTGGTTCAAGGTAACCTATCGGCTTCTGCGCGAGCGGAAAGAGATTATTGAGGATGGGTATGTGAAAACGAAGGAATACGAGCTCAAGCTAAGCAGCGATGAAGAAGAGTTAACGGCAGTTGTGGGTCGGACGATAACGTCAAAGTCGGCTTCTACGTCAACCGCATACTCCATTGTATCAAATGACGGATTGGCTTTTGATCATGCGAAGATTATAGCTTGCGCTATTGAGAGACTGCGGGGAAAAGTGAATTACACCGATATTGCGCTAAACTTGATGCCGGATCTCTTCACTTTGACGGATCTGCAGCAGGTTTATGAGGTGATCTTAGACAAAGAGTTGTTGAAAGCCGCATTCCGGCGTAAAGTAGCGGATCTCGTAGCGGAGACCGATCATTATACTGAAAATGCGGGACACCGTCCTTCCCGCTTATATCGGAGAAATATGGAGGAATATCAATGA
- a CDS encoding beta-galactosidase — MTKKHSPISSKAPVMLHGADYNPEQWLKYPEILREDIRLMKLANCNVMSVGIFSWVSIEPEEGVFTFDWLDSVLDSFAENGIYAFLATPSGARPAWMSEKYPEVLRVERNRVHNLHGFRHNHCFTSPVYREKTAILNAKLAERYSQHPAVIGCHISNEFGGECHCDLCQNAFRDWLKVKYNNSLDEVNHAWWATFWSHTYTSWTQIESPAPHGETQVHGLNLDWRRFVSERTIDFCQHEINVVRPYNPALPITTNMHMIDGIDYRELAKILDVVSWDAYPEWHYTEDGDDARLAAWTAMHYDLMRSFKKKPFLLMESTPSLTNWQSVSKLKRPGMHKLSSLQAVTHGSDSVQYFQWRKSRGSSEKFHGAVVDHSGHSETRVFKDVTEVGKTLAGMTEVVGTSTPVKTAIIFDWDNRWAIKDAQGIRNSGLRYEETVLQHYRALWELGIPVDMIGSGDDLSAYKLVIAPMLYLISEENGKRIEKFVEQGGTFLATYWSGVVNETDLCHLGGFPGPLRRTLGIWAEETEGLHSRDLNGVVMQASNALNLSGDYDAHEIAELIHLEGAEVLGTYRSDFYAGRPALTVNRFGEGNAYHLATRVKDASFYIELYAAITAKAGITRALDSELPTGVTAQLRTDGESDYIFVQNYSGSPQTVQLDGADYTDLSSGTAAPSVLNLAVNDLAMLKRKSLV, encoded by the coding sequence ATGACTAAAAAACACTCCCCGATTAGCAGCAAAGCTCCAGTGATGCTGCACGGTGCCGATTATAATCCTGAGCAATGGCTGAAGTACCCAGAAATTTTGCGTGAGGATATTCGTCTGATGAAGCTTGCGAATTGCAATGTGATGTCTGTCGGAATTTTTTCTTGGGTATCCATAGAGCCTGAAGAAGGTGTATTCACTTTTGATTGGCTAGATAGTGTATTGGATTCTTTTGCTGAGAATGGGATTTACGCATTTCTAGCAACACCAAGTGGAGCACGGCCTGCTTGGATGTCTGAGAAGTACCCTGAAGTTCTAAGAGTGGAACGTAATCGTGTTCACAATTTACATGGCTTCCGTCATAATCATTGCTTCACCTCCCCTGTGTATCGGGAAAAGACTGCGATTTTAAATGCGAAGCTAGCAGAACGTTATAGCCAGCATCCGGCTGTTATCGGTTGCCATATTTCGAATGAGTTCGGTGGTGAATGTCACTGTGATCTTTGTCAAAATGCTTTTAGAGATTGGTTAAAGGTCAAATACAATAACAGTCTGGATGAGGTGAATCATGCTTGGTGGGCTACTTTTTGGAGTCATACCTACACTTCATGGACACAGATTGAATCCCCGGCTCCACATGGAGAGACGCAAGTACATGGCTTGAACCTCGACTGGCGGCGGTTTGTCAGTGAACGGACGATTGACTTCTGTCAGCATGAGATCAATGTTGTTCGTCCTTACAATCCTGCACTGCCTATTACAACGAATATGCATATGATCGATGGCATTGATTATCGCGAACTAGCCAAAATTCTGGATGTTGTCTCATGGGATGCTTATCCAGAATGGCATTATACCGAAGATGGTGACGATGCTAGACTGGCAGCATGGACGGCGATGCACTACGATTTAATGCGCTCTTTTAAAAAGAAACCGTTCCTGCTCATGGAAAGCACGCCATCTCTTACGAACTGGCAATCGGTCAGTAAGCTGAAGCGTCCAGGTATGCACAAGCTGTCTTCGCTTCAAGCGGTAACACATGGTTCGGATTCTGTACAATACTTCCAATGGCGTAAAAGCCGGGGCTCTAGTGAGAAGTTCCACGGTGCAGTTGTTGACCATAGCGGCCACTCCGAGACTCGTGTGTTTAAAGACGTTACAGAGGTAGGAAAGACGCTGGCGGGAATGACAGAAGTAGTAGGTACATCAACTCCAGTAAAAACAGCGATTATTTTCGATTGGGACAACCGCTGGGCGATCAAGGATGCGCAAGGCATTCGTAATTCCGGATTGCGTTATGAGGAGACTGTACTACAGCATTATCGTGCCCTTTGGGAGCTAGGCATTCCAGTTGATATGATCGGATCGGGGGATGATCTGTCCGCTTACAAGCTGGTGATCGCACCTATGTTATATCTGATCAGTGAAGAGAATGGAAAGCGTATCGAGAAGTTTGTTGAGCAAGGCGGAACTTTCCTTGCAACCTATTGGTCTGGTGTCGTTAACGAAACGGATTTATGTCATTTGGGTGGATTCCCAGGACCGCTACGTAGAACGCTCGGGATTTGGGCAGAAGAGACCGAAGGGCTGCATAGCCGTGATTTGAATGGTGTTGTAATGCAGGCGAGCAATGCACTTAATCTAAGTGGAGATTATGATGCGCATGAAATTGCTGAGCTGATCCACTTGGAAGGTGCGGAAGTATTAGGCACTTATCGCAGCGATTTCTATGCTGGACGTCCAGCGCTTACGGTAAATCGTTTCGGTGAAGGAAATGCTTATCATCTCGCTACTCGTGTAAAAGACGCCTCTTTCTACATTGAATTGTATGCTGCAATCACTGCAAAAGCGGGAATTACTCGTGCGCTTGATAGTGAGCTTCCAACTGGTGTGACAGCGCAGCTTCGTACGGATGGAGAGAGTGATTATATTTTTGTGCAAAACTACAGCGGCAGTCCGCAAACGGTACAATTAGATGGAGCGGATTATACAGATTTGAGCTCAGGCACTGCTGCTCCGTCTGTGTTAAATCTAGCTGTAAATGATCTCGCAATGTTGAAGCGTAAATCGTTAGTATAA
- a CDS encoding NADAR family protein, translating into MIYNIEQLRKAYIAGKTFKFVFFWGHTPPKHDGVDKSCFSQWWMSPFVVEGIEYSCVEQFMMSEKARLFGDDDMLDAILKAKHPKEMKAYGRAVRNFENDTWDKECYDIVKRGNIAKFSQNPKLGEYLKSTKNRILVEASPQDRIWGIGMSQSNPDAENPVKWRGRNLLGFVLTEVRNELLRD; encoded by the coding sequence ATGATATACAATATCGAGCAGTTAAGAAAAGCTTATATCGCGGGCAAAACGTTCAAGTTTGTGTTCTTCTGGGGCCATACACCGCCAAAGCACGACGGCGTCGACAAAAGCTGCTTCAGCCAATGGTGGATGAGTCCTTTCGTGGTAGAGGGGATCGAGTATTCCTGTGTCGAGCAGTTTATGATGTCCGAGAAAGCAAGACTGTTTGGAGATGACGATATGTTGGACGCGATCCTTAAAGCTAAGCATCCCAAGGAGATGAAAGCCTACGGGCGTGCAGTAAGAAACTTCGAAAATGACACTTGGGATAAAGAATGCTATGACATTGTCAAAAGAGGAAATATAGCCAAATTTTCGCAGAATCCGAAGCTTGGCGAATACCTCAAGTCAACGAAAAACCGTATTCTCGTCGAAGCTAGCCCACAGGATCGCATTTGGGGAATAGGTATGAGCCAGTCCAATCCGGATGCGGAGAATCCCGTAAAATGGCGGGGGAGGAACCTACTTGGATTCGTACTGACCGAAGTGAGGAACGAATTGCTGCGGGATTAA
- a CDS encoding DeoR/GlpR family DNA-binding transcription regulator gives MNPIRRHEMIMEVMLNQKDVTVNELSDKLQVTGKTIREDLSKLEEQGLIVRVHGGAVLAQSDQFGILPSKDPLDKYSDEKTEIALRALAHIEQDDIIALDGGSTTLEIARRLDNMPLTVVTNDVYIISELVPKDHIRLVVPGGYRVRNMLAGTEAVSYVQQLNIQKAFLSSTAVHIEHGLSIYTGDLIEFKQALVSTARKVFAVVDHHKFGQTALRTFASLQEVDVILTDKGLSPETAEQFRSAGIAIECE, from the coding sequence ATGAACCCGATACGACGACATGAGATGATTATGGAAGTTATGCTGAACCAAAAAGATGTAACGGTGAATGAACTGAGCGATAAGCTACAAGTTACGGGAAAAACAATTCGTGAGGATTTAAGCAAGCTGGAGGAGCAAGGACTGATCGTACGTGTACATGGCGGAGCTGTGCTGGCACAAAGCGACCAGTTTGGTATTTTGCCCTCTAAGGATCCATTGGATAAGTATTCCGACGAAAAAACAGAGATCGCCTTGCGCGCGCTTGCTCATATTGAACAGGACGATATTATAGCTCTTGACGGCGGGAGCACAACGCTTGAAATTGCCCGACGCCTGGACAATATGCCTCTAACGGTAGTCACCAATGATGTATACATCATCAGCGAACTGGTTCCCAAAGATCATATTCGTCTCGTCGTTCCCGGAGGTTACCGTGTCCGCAATATGTTGGCCGGCACTGAAGCCGTCTCCTATGTGCAACAACTTAATATTCAAAAAGCATTTCTGTCCTCGACAGCTGTTCATATCGAACATGGACTTTCTATTTATACAGGAGATTTAATTGAGTTTAAGCAAGCCCTTGTGTCTACTGCCCGTAAGGTGTTCGCGGTTGTGGATCATCATAAATTCGGCCAAACTGCGCTGCGTACATTCGCTTCTCTGCAGGAAGTTGACGTTATCTTGACAGATAAAGGACTCTCTCCCGAAACAGCAGAACAGTTCCGCAGTGCAGGCATTGCCATTGAATGTGAGTAA
- a CDS encoding DUF5301 domain-containing protein: protein MKKSKLFLLFLIVINLLLYGVPLYHSYNSFQNLVLDRIDATQITSIRVLKSSNEQEIKVDDPKEIEKIIHEFSDVKLKRSEASERPAETYWIRIYVNKDQRFGMTLYGTDYLYFSDRSSNSKYHSGNFKITSKFDGESITSLFK, encoded by the coding sequence ATGAAAAAAAGTAAATTATTTTTATTGTTTCTTATAGTAATAAATCTGCTTCTTTATGGAGTTCCCTTATATCACAGTTATAATTCATTTCAAAATCTTGTACTGGATCGAATCGATGCTACTCAAATCACCTCCATTAGAGTTCTTAAGAGTTCTAATGAACAAGAAATTAAAGTGGATGACCCGAAAGAAATTGAAAAGATCATACATGAGTTTTCTGACGTGAAATTAAAAAGAAGTGAAGCATCAGAACGACCTGCGGAGACCTATTGGATAAGAATATATGTAAATAAAGATCAGCGCTTTGGAATGACACTCTATGGCACAGATTACTTGTATTTCAGCGATCGATCTAGTAATAGTAAGTATCACTCTGGAAATTTTAAGATTACTAGTAAATTTGATGGGGAATCCATTACAAGCTTGTTTAAGTAA
- the kduD gene encoding 2-dehydro-3-deoxy-D-gluconate 5-dehydrogenase KduD, translated as MSSSLFSLAGKTALVTGAAQGLGQGIALAFAEAGADIASVSLNTSQETVNAAKAFGVKAVSIESDLSDHSNLQNTFDQALELTGHVDILVNCAGMIRRTPAKDHSEKDWFDVINLNLNTVFLLSQIAGRHFLERGSGKIINIASMLSYQGGINVPGYTASKHGVAGLTKAFANEWAGSGLNINAIAPGYMATENTAPIRADQSRSDAILDRIPAARWGTPDDLKGPAVFLASAASDYLNGHILNVDGGWMAR; from the coding sequence ATGTCATCATCATTATTCAGCTTGGCAGGTAAAACAGCACTCGTAACCGGTGCTGCTCAAGGTCTTGGACAAGGCATTGCCCTTGCCTTCGCAGAAGCAGGTGCGGATATTGCATCCGTATCGCTTAATACAAGTCAAGAAACCGTAAACGCTGCAAAAGCTTTTGGTGTAAAAGCGGTTAGCATCGAATCTGACTTAAGTGATCATAGCAACCTGCAAAACACATTTGACCAAGCACTTGAACTGACTGGTCATGTTGACATTCTCGTGAACTGTGCAGGAATGATCCGCCGTACTCCGGCAAAAGACCATAGTGAAAAAGACTGGTTCGATGTTATTAACCTGAACTTGAACACAGTGTTCCTTCTGTCTCAGATCGCTGGCCGCCACTTCCTGGAAAGAGGATCCGGCAAAATCATTAATATCGCCTCTATGCTCTCCTATCAAGGCGGAATCAATGTCCCTGGCTACACCGCGAGTAAGCACGGGGTTGCAGGTCTTACTAAAGCTTTTGCCAATGAATGGGCAGGCTCCGGTCTGAACATCAATGCGATTGCACCAGGCTACATGGCGACTGAAAATACAGCTCCAATCCGTGCTGACCAAAGCCGCTCGGATGCTATCTTAGATCGTATTCCAGCTGCACGTTGGGGAACACCTGATGATCTTAAAGGTCCTGCTGTATTCTTAGCTTCCGCAGCATCCGACTATTTGAATGGTCATATTCTTAATGTTGACGGCGGATGGATGGCTAGATAA